Proteins from a genomic interval of Lucilia cuprina isolate Lc7/37 unplaced genomic scaffold, ASM2204524v1 Scaffold_4581, whole genome shotgun sequence:
- the LOC111684370 gene encoding protein kinase C, eye isozyme gives HFLDFNLFVYCRFYAVEVALALFFLHERRIIYRDLKLDNILLDMEGHVKLTDFGLSKDNISENDTTKTFCGTSSYMAPEIISCEPYNHTVDWWAYGVLLYEMMAGQQPFEGDDDNTIFKNAKEKKAVFPKHFTQESMDIITSFLAKKPNNRLGAGRFARTEIQTHPFYQGVDWEMAEAKDWIDPPIVPNIKHRKDIGNFDQTFTKEKTDLTPTDKLFMMNLDQNDFIGFSYMNPEFITMI, from the exons CATTTcctagattttaatttatttgtatattgtaGATTTTATGCTGTTGAGGTAGCTTTGGCTTTATTCTTTTTACATGAACGTCGTATTATTTATCGTGATTTGAAATTGGATAATATTTTATTGGATATGGAGGGTCATGTTAAGCTAACCGATTTTGGTTTATCCAAGGATAATATATCTGAAAATGATACAACAAAGACATTTTGTGGCACTAGTTCTTATATGGCTCCAGAG ATTATCTCGTGTGAACCGTATAATCATACTGTTGATTGGTGGGCCTATGGTGTTTTATTGTATGAAATGATGGCCGGTCAACAGCCTTTTGAGGGTGATGATGATAATACCATTTTCAAGAATGCCAAAGAAAAGAAGGCTGTTTTTCCGAAACATTTTACTCAAGAATCAATGGATATTATAACTAGT ttcttgGCTAAGAAACCCAATAATCGTTTGGGTGCTGGTAGATTTGCCCGCACCGAAATACAAACTCATCCCTTTTATCAGGGTGTTGATTGGGAAATGGCTGAAGCTAAAGATTGGATTGATCCTCCCATTGTGCCTAATATT AAACATCGCAAGGATATTGGTAATTTTGATCAAACTTTCACCAAGGAGAAAACTGATTTAACTCCTACCGACAAATTGTTTATGATGAATTTGGATCAAAAtgatttcattggtttttcctATATGAATCCAGAGTTTATAACaatgatataa